From Plasmodium malariae genome assembly, chromosome: 8:
tattatatatgctagtatacataaatacacatatatatattattccaatataataaattatattcaaacaattctttaaaacacaaattaaaaaattaaaacgatCACTTTCATTAGGAATTaagaatatacatatttataatttatatgcatatattcatgtataaGTAGATGACGTCATATATACTAAATAATTGTATTCATATTTCCTATATTAGCGTGTTATTTTAAACAATACTACATGTTCTCTGATGccatattaaaattttttccaaaCAAAAGGTTTAACAATTTTTGAGTAAGTTTTGGTTTATTTTCATagattttttcatatttcataaattttctGAAAATATAAGCAATACACATTATAGATAAGATTGGCATACATGCTATTAATGCGGGAAGTACAATTAGTAATGAAGATGATGACAAACTGGTCAATAAAGTactacaaaataaataacttaATACTGTAACTATTATTAATCCAGCACCCATAGCTAAACAAGGTGGAATTACTGCTAAAACtacctttttaaatatctttTTGTTTGCagtcattttattaataaacttATTATCCTTAACTTTATATATGGAATCTAACTGattaaagatatttttttcgCAAAATTTATCCATTCTACTAAGTAATGAggactttttttttcgatcTAATTTATACAATTCTC
This genomic window contains:
- the PmUG01_08011600 gene encoding Plasmodium exported protein, unknown function, translating into MKENIKSLIFNKTFAFLLFIWMSYDINNVRGVISLDKQHGYITLRSNRLLLEPSLDLGSIEYLNYDDSNSTLQDEDIYKNDHGYKSEIGESRKSFLSIGELYKLDRKKKSSLLSRMDKFCEKNIFNQLDSIYKVKDNKFINKMTANKKIFKKVVLAVIPPCLAMGAGLIIVTVLSYLFCSTLLTSLSSSSLLIVLPALIACMPILSIMCIAYIFRKFMKYEKIYENKPKLTQKLLNLLFGKNFNMASENM